From candidate division KSB1 bacterium, the proteins below share one genomic window:
- a CDS encoding aldo/keto reductase encodes MEYVSLGRSGLKVSRLCLGTMNFGPVTDERESFAIMDKALELGINFFDTANVYGWKLGEGVTEKIIGAWLAQGQGRREQIVLATKVFGKMGNGPNDQRLSAYHIRRACDDSLRRLRTDRIDLYQMHHVDLQTPWEEIWQAMEQLVQAGKVLYVGSSNFAAWHIVQANAVAAERHLFGIVSEQSKYNLTVRAVELEVIPMCRALGIGVLPWSPLAGGLLAGVLEEAREGRRAKEDVKRALGKMRPQVEQYEEFCRQLGEPPAAVALAWLLHNPGVTSPIIGPRTVDQLVSSMRALEIKLSPEALTRLDQIWPGPGGPAPEAYAW; translated from the coding sequence ATGGAGTACGTGAGCCTTGGACGGAGCGGGTTGAAGGTGAGCAGGCTCTGTTTGGGCACGATGAACTTCGGGCCGGTGACCGACGAGCGTGAGAGCTTTGCCATCATGGATAAGGCCTTGGAGCTGGGCATCAATTTTTTCGATACGGCCAATGTGTACGGCTGGAAGCTGGGCGAGGGAGTGACGGAGAAGATCATCGGCGCGTGGTTAGCGCAGGGACAGGGACGTCGCGAGCAGATCGTATTGGCGACCAAGGTCTTCGGCAAGATGGGAAATGGGCCAAATGATCAACGCCTGTCGGCTTACCACATTCGCCGCGCCTGTGACGACAGCCTGCGCCGACTCCGCACCGACCGCATCGACCTCTACCAGATGCACCATGTGGACCTGCAGACGCCCTGGGAGGAAATCTGGCAGGCGATGGAGCAGCTTGTTCAGGCGGGGAAGGTGCTGTACGTAGGGAGCAGCAACTTTGCCGCCTGGCACATTGTGCAGGCAAATGCCGTGGCAGCGGAGCGGCACCTGTTTGGTATCGTCTCTGAGCAGAGCAAATACAACCTGACCGTCCGCGCCGTTGAGTTGGAGGTAATCCCCATGTGTCGAGCCTTGGGCATTGGAGTGCTGCCGTGGAGCCCTCTGGCGGGCGGACTCCTGGCTGGGGTCTTGGAGGAGGCGAGAGAAGGACGGCGCGCTAAGGAGGATGTCAAAAGGGCGCTCGGCAAGATGCGCCCTCAGGTGGAGCAGTACGAGGAGTTTTGCCGCCAGTTGGGTGAACCGCCGGCAGCAGTGGCGTTGGCCTGGTTGCTGCATAACCCTGGAGTCACCTCTCCCATCATCGGCCCGCGAACGGTCGACCAACTTGTGTCCTCAATGCGCGCCCTTGAGATCAAACTGTCGCCGGAAGCGCTGACAAGGCTTGACCAAATCTGGCCTGGACCCGGGGGGCCTGCGCCGGAGGCATACGCATGGTGA
- a CDS encoding pyridoxal-phosphate dependent enzyme, protein MVNGKNCSEPKGAGERALSLADIRMARERIAEHIHRTPVMTSRSINALAGAELFFKCENLQRTGSFKIRGATNAMLMLQPEQVRRGVVTHSSGNHAAALALAARSRRATAYIVMPENAPAVKVAAVKAYGGRVITCASSMNAREETTARVMAETGATLIHPYNDYNVIAGQGTATLELMEEVADLDMVLAPVSGGGLLSGTAIAAKGLRPEVRVIGCEPEKADDAYRSLQAGHIVPNEHPATIADGLRANLGDKTFAIIRTLVDEIVVVSDEEILRAMRLLFERLKLVVEPSGAIGLAAVLSGRLQVPGRRVGIILSGGNVDLEAFFASLRTGLH, encoded by the coding sequence ATGGTGAACGGCAAGAACTGTAGCGAGCCGAAGGGTGCAGGAGAACGCGCCCTTTCCCTTGCAGATATCCGGATGGCGCGCGAGCGAATCGCAGAGCATATCCACCGCACCCCGGTGATGACGAGCCGCAGCATCAACGCCTTGGCCGGCGCGGAGCTCTTTTTCAAGTGCGAGAACCTACAACGCACGGGTTCTTTCAAGATTCGTGGTGCCACCAATGCCATGCTCATGCTCCAGCCGGAGCAGGTAAGGCGGGGCGTGGTGACCCATTCGTCCGGCAACCACGCCGCTGCCCTGGCTTTGGCCGCCAGGAGCAGGCGGGCTACCGCCTACATTGTCATGCCGGAGAATGCTCCGGCTGTGAAGGTGGCCGCGGTCAAGGCCTATGGGGGGAGGGTCATTACGTGTGCCTCCAGCATGAACGCCCGGGAGGAAACTACCGCGCGGGTGATGGCGGAGACAGGCGCAACCTTGATTCATCCGTACAACGATTACAATGTCATCGCCGGACAGGGGACGGCCACTTTGGAGCTCATGGAGGAAGTGGCGGACCTGGACATGGTGCTGGCACCGGTAAGCGGCGGCGGCTTGCTCAGCGGTACCGCCATTGCCGCGAAGGGCCTTCGGCCAGAGGTGCGCGTGATCGGGTGCGAGCCGGAGAAGGCTGATGATGCCTACCGCTCTCTCCAGGCAGGGCACATCGTGCCCAATGAACATCCCGCTACCATCGCCGATGGGCTGCGCGCGAACTTGGGTGACAAGACCTTCGCCATCATTCGCACCCTTGTGGACGAAATCGTGGTGGTCAGCGACGAGGAAATCCTTAGGGCCATGCGACTTTTGTTCGAGCGCCTGAAGCTGGTGGTCGAGCCCTCTGGGGCCATAGGGCTGGCTGCGGTCTTGAGCGGTCGGTTGCAGGTCCCAGGGCGAAGAGTGGGGATTATTCTATCAGGTGGCAACGTGGATTTGGAGGCCTTTTTCGCCTCACTCAGGACTGGACTTCACTAA